In a genomic window of Zingiber officinale cultivar Zhangliang chromosome 9B, Zo_v1.1, whole genome shotgun sequence:
- the LOC122022635 gene encoding rust resistance kinase Lr10-like, with the protein MAMAFKASWRSFSTLLLPLLLLLSLAAVTTTGQQQRSLEVCPPFSCGLFHNISHPFRRTTDPPRCGDRRYELTCDGNKSTISIGSTHYLITQLWYESRWIRLVDPNFAGGSCGLPSQSLTPSDDYSSFGVFSPAGNVWASFMNCTRRNEGLASYRPVPCLSNNNTFVYVFVADGGNRLSYLYPSCHFLSMIPAIDAESSTRDAFRILHKGFDLRFYEASNDWKRIIRQCAIESKSLFFDLLRGKHMLSQVYFLPYSEIHFAFCIGDHYQRAFITQITIAVVVFIQIVQLLAVFLILGRLVIAPMIVWFLLGYKLWNRGVTVDLIEKFLRRQQTLMPTRYAYSELIAITRHFREKLGQGGFGSVFKGELLGDRFVAVKMLSNSKCNGDDFINEVSTLGRIHHVNVVRLVGYCSDGSKRALIYEYMPNGSLDKYIFAPNGTNGHFFTSEKLIQIAIGIARGIDYLHQGCDMQILHFDIKPHNILIDHNFTPKISDFGLAKLYPKTNALVSVSAARGTIGYIAPELISRSFGKISFKSDVYSFGMLLMEMAGRRRNVDPHAGNSSRVYYPSWIYDKLTQPDEVEVVNKFEIQDLEKKLAIVGLWCIQLRPSDRPTMSRVIEMLEVDDVDCLPIPPKPFLSSRNSSTDPSSILTKHSFDSISIELSSVVSE; encoded by the exons ATGGCCATGGCCTTCAAAGCATCATGGCGCAGCTTCTCCACTCTACTTCTGCCGCTactcctcctcctctccctcgCTGCTGTCACAACCACGGGGCAGCAGCAGCGGAGCCTAGAAGTTTGTCCTCCCTTCTCTTGCGGTCTGTTCCACAACATCAGCCACCCATTTCGTCGAACAACTGATCCGCCTCGGTGCGGGGATCGGAGGTACGAGCTCACCTGCGACGGCAACAAGTCCACCATCTCTATCGGCTCCACCCACTACTTGATCACTCAGCTATGGTACGAAAGCCGCTGGATCCGGTTGGTGGATCCGAACTTTGCAGGTGGAAGCTGTGGCCTCCCTTCCCAATCTTTGACGCCTTCCGATGATTATTCCAGCTTCGGCGTATTTTCTCCCGCGGGAAATGTTTGGGCAAGTTTCATGAACTGCACGAGAAGAAACGAGGGCCTGGCTTCGTATCGACCTGTTCCTTGCTTGAGCAACAACAACACTTTTGTCTACGTCTTCGTTGCCGATGGCGGGAATAGATTGTCATACCTTTATCCATCATGTCATTTTCTGTCGATGATTCCAGCGATAGATGCCGAATCCTCAACGAGGGATGCATTCCGCATTCTACATAAGGGATTTGATTTGCGATTCTATGAAGCGTCGAATGATTGGAAAAGAATAATCCGCCAATGTGCGATTGAATCCAAAAG CTTGTTCTTTGATCTACTAAGAGGCAAGCACATGCTCTCCCAAGTTTACTTCCTCCCCTATAGTGAGATACATTTTGCATTTTGCATAGGAGACCACTACCAAAGGGCTTTCATTACTCAAATCACAATTGCAGTGGTGGTATTCATCCAGATTGTGCAGCTCTTAGCAG TTTTCTTGATACTGGGCCGATTAGTCATAGCGCCCATGATAGTTTGGTTCTTGCTTGGTTACAAACTATGGAACAGGGGAGTCACAGTTGACCTTATAGAGAAGTTTCTTCGGCGCCAGCAAACACTGATGCCAACAAGATACGCCTACTCTGAACTCATAGCAATCACAAGGCATTTTAGAGAGAAGCTCGGCCAAGGTGGCTTCGGCTCAGTCTTCAAAGGGGAACTTCTAGGGGATCGTTTTGTTGCAGTTAAGATGTTAAGCAACTCCAAATGCAATGGCGATGACTTCATCAATGAAGTTTCTACATTAGGTAGGATTCATCATGTGAATGTCGTGCGGTTAGTTGGATATTGCTCAGACGGATCAAAGAGAGCTTTGATTTATGAGTATATGCCTAATGGCTCACTTGACAAGTACATTTTTGCTCCCAATGGAACTAATGGTCACTTTTTCACCTCAGAAAAACTCATTCAAATAGCAATTGGTATTGCACGGGGCATCGATTACTTACATCAAGGATGTGATATGCAGATTCTACACTTTGACATCAAGCCTCATAATATACTTATAGATCATAATTTCACTCCGAAGATCTCTGACTTTGGACTTGCAAAATTATATCCAAAAACCAATGCTCTAGTATCAGTTAGTGCTGCAAGGGGAACAATAGGCTATATTGCTCCGGAGTTGATATCTAGAAGCTTTGGAAAAATCTCTTTCAAATCAGATGTTTATAGTTTCGGAATGCTACTAATGGAAATGGCAGGAAGGCGAAGAAATGTGGATCCTCACGCAGGGAATTCAAGTCGAGTTTACTATCCATCATGGATATACGATAAGTTGACTCAACCAGATGAGGTTGAAGTTGTCAACAAGTTTGAGATACAAGACTTGGAGAAGAAATTGGCAATAGTTGGATTGTGGTGTATTCAATTGAGGCCTTCTGATAGGCCAACTATGTCTAGAGTGATTGAGATGTTAGAAGTTGATGATGTTGATTGCCTTCCAATTCCACCTAAGCCCTTCCTTTCATCAAGGAATTCATCTACGGATCCATCTTCAATACTAACAAAACATAGCTTTGATTCAATTTCTATTGAGTTATCATCTGTGGTTTCAGAGTGA